The Candidatus Nitrosocosmicus franklandus genome contains a region encoding:
- the gatA gene encoding Asp-tRNA(Asn)/Glu-tRNA(Gln) amidotransferase subunit GatA — protein sequence MKELFKLSANVVSDKIRNGEFTAEEYVSVIVDRINKVDKHINSFITKNFEYAIERAREIDKKIRGGEKTGILAGVPIGVKDNICVKGLKNTCASKMLSEYISPYNATVIEQIEKQDGIIIGKLNMDEFGMGSTSEFSAYGPVRNPWNTQFVAGGSSGGSAASVSSLQIPISLGSDTGGSIRCPASFCSVVGLKPTYGSVSRSGLVSYSNSLEQIGPITRTIFDIVPIFNTISGEDAKDNTTYTRNDPCKIKSDQELQKISLKVALLSELIDSSDFQIASGIQEKINFLKKHHYHLEEVKLSILDYAVAAYYIIATAEASSNLSRFDNLRYGYYSNPEGYEWKSYFSKARSMFGDEVKRRILLGSYVLSAGYFGKYYQKAQLVRSLIRQEFLNLFTKFDIILLPTMPVLPFRLGEKLSNPVDLYNLDLFTIIANLTGLPAISIPAGFSKEGLPYGVQLIANAFEEQKLIDLACLFEKAFDYRECYPCL from the coding sequence TTGAAGGAATTATTTAAATTATCTGCAAATGTGGTATCAGATAAAATTCGAAATGGTGAATTCACGGCGGAAGAGTACGTGTCTGTAATTGTCGACAGGATAAATAAAGTAGATAAACATATTAATTCATTCATTACAAAGAATTTTGAATACGCCATTGAAAGGGCAAGGGAAATAGACAAGAAGATCAGAGGAGGTGAAAAAACAGGAATATTGGCCGGGGTGCCAATAGGAGTAAAGGACAATATTTGTGTAAAAGGGTTGAAAAATACATGTGCGTCTAAAATGCTTAGCGAATATATTTCTCCATACAATGCCACCGTTATAGAACAAATAGAGAAACAGGATGGCATAATCATTGGTAAATTAAATATGGATGAATTCGGTATGGGGAGTACCTCTGAATTCTCGGCGTATGGGCCGGTAAGAAATCCATGGAACACTCAATTTGTTGCAGGTGGATCATCGGGAGGAAGCGCTGCATCTGTATCATCTCTTCAAATCCCAATCTCTCTAGGCTCTGATACTGGCGGGTCAATAAGATGTCCTGCAAGTTTTTGTTCTGTAGTTGGACTCAAACCAACCTACGGGAGTGTGAGTAGGAGCGGACTGGTCTCGTATTCTAATTCACTTGAACAGATAGGACCTATCACAAGAACAATTTTTGATATCGTGCCTATCTTTAATACAATATCCGGAGAGGATGCTAAAGATAATACAACTTATACTCGAAATGATCCCTGTAAGATTAAATCAGATCAAGAATTGCAGAAAATTAGTCTCAAGGTGGCATTACTTTCGGAATTAATAGATAGTTCTGATTTCCAAATTGCAAGTGGGATACAAGAAAAAATTAATTTCCTTAAGAAACATCACTACCATTTGGAGGAAGTCAAATTATCAATACTAGATTATGCGGTAGCCGCATATTACATAATTGCTACTGCAGAGGCATCAAGTAATCTTTCGAGATTTGACAATTTAAGATATGGTTATTATTCAAATCCTGAAGGATATGAATGGAAAAGTTATTTCTCAAAAGCTAGATCGATGTTTGGCGATGAAGTTAAGCGAAGAATATTACTAGGGTCCTATGTTTTATCTGCTGGATATTTCGGTAAATATTATCAAAAAGCACAACTTGTACGTTCATTGATTAGACAAGAATTTCTTAATTTATTCACAAAATTTGATATCATCTTACTTCCAACTATGCCAGTTCTCCCTTTTCGATTAGGAGAAAAATTATCTAATCCTGTAGACCTATACAATTTAGACTTGTTCACAATCATTGCAAATCTTACTGGATTACCTGCTATTTCAATTCCAGCTGGATTTTCTAAGGAGGGTCTTCCATATGGCGTCCAGTTGATAGCAAATGCCTTCGAGGAACAGAAACTTATTGATTTGGCCTGCTTGTTTGAAAAGGCTTTTGATTATCGAGAGTGTTATCCCTGCTTATGA
- a CDS encoding Asp-tRNA(Asn)/Glu-tRNA(Gln) amidotransferase subunit GatC, whose translation MSNVDDIKKLCELSKLEIPNEMIIETAKKIHEVLTLFDKLDEFDTTGDNKLKMGGDMKIEKPFDSLRDDEPQTGKLAESSVNIKIKPLNTKNGYILGPRI comes from the coding sequence ATGTCAAATGTTGATGACATAAAAAAGTTATGCGAACTCTCTAAATTAGAAATACCTAATGAAATGATAATCGAGACTGCGAAAAAGATTCACGAGGTGTTGACATTATTTGATAAACTTGACGAATTTGATACAACAGGTGATAATAAATTGAAGATGGGTGGTGATATGAAAATTGAAAAGCCCTTCGATTCGCTTCGAGATGATGAACCACAAACTGGAAAACTTGCAGAGAGTTCAGTTAATATCAAAATCAAGCCCTTGAATACAAAGAATGGATACATTTTGGGCCCGAGGATTTAG